CCGTCGCCCAGCAGGTTGAAGCCCAGCACGGTCAGGAAGATGGCGAGGCCCGGGAAGACCATCGTCCACGGCGCGTCCACGTAGTACTGCCGCGAGTCGCTGATCATGGTGCCCCACTCGGGCAGGGGGGGCTGCGCGCCGATCCCCAGGAAGCCCAGCGCCGCGACCTCGATGGTGGCGGTGGCGATGCTCAGGGCCCCCTGCACGATCAGGGGCGAGAGGCTGTTGGGCAGCACGTGCCGGAAGATCATCCGCCCCTGGGTGGCCCCCAGCGCCCCCGCCGCCTGCACGAACTCGCGCTCGCGCACGCTGAGCACGACCGCGCGCGCCAGCCGGATATACACGGGCACCTGCACGAGCGACACCGCGAGCATGGCGGTCACGAGCTGCGGGCTGTTCAGCGCGAAGAGGCGGTCGAGCGCCCCGATCAGGAGCGGCGGGTTGTCGCTGGAGAAGATCGAGGCGAACCCGATGGCGAGCAGGATGCTCGGGAAGGCCAGCATCACGTCCGACAGGTAGCCCACCAGCGAGTCGAACCAGCCGCCGAAGTACCCGGCCAAGACGCCGAGCAGCGTCCCCGCGATCAGGGCGAGCACCGTGCTCACCACGCCGACCTTGAGGCTCAGTTGCGCCCCGTGCAGCACCCGCGTGGCGACGCTGCGCCCCAGGTTGTCGGTGCCGAAGGGGGCGGCCCAGGCGTTCACGCTGCCCGTGGCCGGGTCGCGGTACTCCTCGGCCACCTCGGGGTTCCACAGCGCGGCCACCG
This Deinococcus aestuarii DNA region includes the following protein-coding sequences:
- a CDS encoding ABC transporter permease; amino-acid sequence: MTTLSPPRAARKRQPSIFWRRFRRSTPGKVGAVIVAVFALLALLAPIIDPYDPTTDRNYRLNLKPPSVAALWNPEVAEEYRDPATGSVNAWAAPFGTDNLGRSVATRVLHGAQLSLKVGVVSTVLALIAGTLLGVLAGYFGGWFDSLVGYLSDVMLAFPSILLAIGFASIFSSDNPPLLIGALDRLFALNSPQLVTAMLAVSLVQVPVYIRLARAVVLSVREREFVQAAGALGATQGRMIFRHVLPNSLSPLIVQGALSIATATIEVAALGFLGIGAQPPLPEWGTMISDSRQYYVDAPWTMVFPGLAIFLTVLGFNLLGDGLRDVLDPRSTQ